The genomic window TAAATTCTTTCGATCGCGTGGTGAGTTCGACCTCCTGCTGTTCCAATTCATCCCGGCGTTTTTCCAGCAATTGCCGGTATTGATGCCCTTCTTTGGTGTCAGGAAGGGGGGGTGGTTCATTAAAGGTATTGGAGTCTAGGGCAAAAAAGTCGATGCCACCATAGCGAAAGGTATAATAGCGATTCGGTAATCGGGTAAACTCGCCGGGTTGATATCGTAAACAGCGTCCGGTGTCGGTTTGGGCGGTGTAATGGCGATCAAAATGAGCGCCGAGTTGGAAGTCGGGAATGTCCTTGAGGTAGTCGAGAAAGGCTCGGGCGTAAGCTTTACCTTGCTCAGAACCATGCCATCCCACATCGAGATTGAAGTGGCCTCGCAGCAGATGGCGCAAGGGTTGGGCCGCTTGGGCGATCGCCCCGTACAATAGGGGGATGTCGTAGTAATCGTGGTTACCCGGGACGGGGAGAATCGGCAGTTTGAACACCATTTTGTTGTAGGCAATGCGATCGGGATGTTCTCCACCTACGATAAATTCCCGATAGGGTTCGATGAAGTTTTGGGGGTAATATTCGCTAGAACCTACGAGATAAATCACATCGCCGGTATGGAGAATAAAGCGGCAGTTGTCCTGGTGTTGGAGCATCTGTTTGGCGAGTTGGCGTTGGGGGTTGTTTTTGATGTGGCGTCCGGATCCGCTATCCCCAATGACCAAAAAGGAAAACTCGCGATCGCCTGATTTCCCGTCATCGAGCTCAAAGCGGGTGCGATCGATCCCTTTAGACAGCGGCAGGGGATGTTGCGATCGCAATCGGGTTTTCATTTTCTCTATTTTAACCGCCGTCGTGGGATCCGAGACGAATTTCATAACTCCTTAATTCCTGTGGATTTATATTTTTTCTGCGGTTTCGATCGTAGCCCTACCCACAGACAAAGCACATCTACCGAAATATAGAAGCAGGCATCCGATCGCCTAAGTTGCGGGTATTCGCAGGCCACCCCGAATCGCCCTTAAGTGGGACAGAAACTAGGCTCACAATGAGCGGTGTTAGTCACTTGGGCCAGTGAGCCCGATGTGATGCAAATAAGTACGCCGTTCAAACCGACTCTCTTGGCGTTGGGGGCTGTCCTCAAGGAGAGACCCTCCCCTTGTCTATTCCTTTAGATAGTTGACAGCACTTGAAACTCTCGGATACAAGCATAATAGTGAAGCGTGGAAAACTTGGGCAGGGAGGGCCTCCCCAGTGTCCAACAAACGATGGAATCCGTAAGTTCAGATGACTTATCCCTGTAGCGAATCCATGAAGAGGTTAAACCATGCCGGAGATTTCTATTATTATTCCTGCCTATAATGCGGAATCGACCATTATAGAAACAATTGAATCAGTTTGACAGCAAACGTTTACTGATTTTGAAATCCTCCTGATTAATGATGGATCGCTAGATCGCACCCAAACCTTGGTAGAGGCTATTCCCGACCCGCGTGTACAGGTTTTTACCTATCCCAATGGTGGCGTTTGTACTGCCAGAAATCGGGGAATTTCCCTGGCAAAGGGAAAATATATTGCTTTTCTTGATGCCGATGACTTATGGACCCGAGATAAGTTAGAACTGCAATGGGCGGCCCTCCAGGAAAATTCCCAAGCAGGTGTGGCTTATAGTTCCACTTGTTTGATGAATATGAATTCTCATCAAGGGTTTCCTACCTTTCATCCGACAGGGACAGCGGAATGGGGGGGGAGAGTGTATGAAAAGTTATGAGTGCAGAATTTTATTCATAGCGGATCTAATCCTTTAATTCGTCGAGAGGCGATCGCCTCCGTGGGTGAATTTGATATCGCCTGTGCTAGTTCTGCGGACTGGGACTATTGGCTACGACTGGCGAATAATTGGCCCTTTGTTGCCGTGCCAAAATACCAAATTCTGTATCGGCGAAGACCTGGATCAATGTCATCGGATGTGGAACGGATCAAACGAGAATCTTTACTGACACTGGACAAAGCGTATGAAGCAGCACCCCCAGAATTAAAACCCCTTAAAAGAGAAACTTTGACTAATTTTCATAAATATTTTGCAGAACTTTATTTAGAGCAAATCAATGATGAGCAGGCTGTTCAGAAAGCTCGCCAGCATTTACAAGAAGCGATTTCCATCCAACCCAAA from Laspinema palackyanum D2c includes these protein-coding regions:
- a CDS encoding metallophosphoesterase family protein encodes the protein MKFVSDPTTAVKIEKMKTRLRSQHPLPLSKGIDRTRFELDDGKSGDREFSFLVIGDSGSGRHIKNNPQRQLAKQMLQHQDNCRFILHTGDVIYLVGSSEYYPQNFIEPYREFIVGGEHPDRIAYNKMVFKLPILPVPGNHDYYDIPLLYGAIAQAAQPLRHLLRGHFNLDVGWHGSEQGKAYARAFLDYLKDIPDFQLGAHFDRHYTAQTDTGRCLRYQPGEFTRLPNRYYTFRYGGIDFFALDSNTFNEPPPLPDTKEGHQYRQLLEKRRDELEQQEVELTTRSKEFNPDNPHHAEQLDDLETKLEQIEEMQLDIEKQLESNENTVTDIEQLNWFKQRLIHSWNTEEVRGRILYFHHPPYVTEETKWDQGQTLAIRRQLRWVLDQVAQEVGDKTQGRPLVDLVLTGHAHCLEYLQTGDTGHADSHINWIVCGGSGYSLRRQREEGSDLKEMFPESEEERLVARSKLFLGRKGRGSHKERPYSFLRVDVLEGSPLKLRIQPLISERTHHQWHDRQGEAFMI